One window of Phycisphaeraceae bacterium genomic DNA carries:
- a CDS encoding tetratricopeptide repeat protein, which translates to MPYRSPVPVSPAKFQQAMQLLHAGRYDAAIEQLQVLQRLDPKDTTVCNALGKAFAETGRYDQSVYYVERCLALNPADRVAAGNLIHMLGLAGKKKEAAAKGDELYKRFSTDPHFVLVLASTHAGLTHYTRARQLLADFMKAHGPVPAMVRYGGSILLNLGLLPEAENAFREALRMVPDEPTSIGLLAATLNYVPWANREENFELHKMFGRSAEAGHRPVDPLSFPNNPDPDRPIRVAIISPDFREHPVARFVEAIMRFRDRKSIHLTGIFMYPTDDEVTAELRALCDGWRTIRTSKPGVVAEIVREEKPDVLVEFGGLTANSPLFSMSPRLAPVQVSAIGYPHTTGMSVIDYRIVDSLTDPPGDADRFATEQLVRLDPCFLCYTPRNLPDLGASPSKSSGQITFGTFNKITKYTDEAFALWGKILARIPGSRLLIKTAALDGEDVREIMFRRLERAGIPRDRAELAGLQEKPKDHLRMYDKVDIALDTFPYNGTTTTCEALAMGVPVVALEGVPHAARVCVSLLYAAGFSHNLARTPDEYVEKAIALAGALPSRESVRSTLLASPLCDGTAYAARWCEAVRRTWRAWCAKRSAVRPIGG; encoded by the coding sequence ATGCCGTACCGTTCGCCCGTGCCCGTCAGCCCCGCCAAGTTCCAGCAGGCGATGCAGCTTCTCCACGCCGGGAGATACGACGCCGCCATCGAACAGCTCCAGGTACTCCAGCGCCTCGATCCCAAAGACACAACTGTCTGCAACGCGCTCGGAAAAGCATTTGCCGAAACCGGCCGCTACGACCAGTCCGTCTACTACGTCGAGCGCTGCCTCGCTCTCAATCCCGCCGATCGCGTCGCCGCGGGCAACCTGATCCACATGCTCGGCCTCGCCGGCAAAAAGAAGGAGGCCGCCGCCAAGGGCGACGAGCTCTACAAGCGCTTCAGCACCGATCCCCATTTCGTTCTCGTCCTCGCTTCCACACACGCCGGCCTCACGCACTACACCCGCGCCCGCCAATTGCTCGCCGACTTCATGAAAGCGCACGGCCCCGTCCCGGCCATGGTCCGTTACGGTGGCAGCATCCTCCTCAACCTCGGCCTGCTCCCCGAAGCCGAGAACGCCTTCCGCGAAGCGCTCCGCATGGTCCCGGACGAGCCAACCTCGATCGGCCTCCTCGCGGCCACGCTCAACTACGTTCCGTGGGCCAACCGAGAAGAAAACTTCGAGTTGCACAAGATGTTCGGGCGCAGCGCCGAAGCCGGGCACCGTCCCGTCGATCCGCTCTCGTTCCCGAACAATCCCGACCCCGATCGCCCGATCCGCGTCGCGATCATTTCCCCTGATTTCCGCGAGCATCCGGTCGCGCGCTTCGTCGAAGCGATCATGCGTTTCCGGGATCGCAAGTCGATCCACCTCACCGGCATCTTCATGTACCCGACCGACGACGAGGTCACGGCCGAACTCCGCGCGCTCTGCGACGGCTGGCGCACCATCCGCACCAGCAAGCCCGGCGTCGTGGCCGAGATTGTCCGCGAAGAAAAGCCCGACGTTCTCGTCGAGTTCGGCGGCCTCACCGCCAACTCACCGCTCTTCTCGATGTCGCCGCGCCTCGCGCCCGTGCAGGTCAGCGCGATCGGCTACCCGCACACCACCGGCATGAGCGTCATCGACTACCGCATCGTCGATTCGCTCACCGATCCGCCCGGCGACGCCGATCGCTTCGCGACCGAGCAGCTCGTCCGCCTCGATCCCTGCTTCCTCTGCTACACGCCCCGCAATCTGCCCGATCTGGGCGCTTCTCCGTCGAAATCGAGCGGACAAATCACCTTCGGCACGTTCAACAAGATCACCAAGTACACCGACGAAGCCTTCGCGCTCTGGGGCAAGATCCTCGCGCGCATACCCGGCTCCCGCCTACTGATCAAAACCGCCGCGCTCGACGGCGAGGATGTCCGCGAGATCATGTTCCGCCGCCTCGAACGCGCCGGAATCCCGCGCGACCGCGCCGAACTCGCCGGTCTCCAGGAAAAACCCAAAGACCACCTCCGCATGTACGACAAGGTCGACATCGCGCTCGACACCTTCCCCTACAACGGAACAACCACGACCTGCGAAGCGCTCGCGATGGGCGTTCCGGTTGTGGCCCTCGAGGGCGTGCCCCACGCCGCGAGAGTCTGCGTCAGCCTTCTATACGCCGCGGGATTCTCGCACAATCTCGCCCGCACACCCGACGAATACGTCGAAAAGGCCATTGCGCTCGCCGGCGCACTCCCGAGCCGCGAGAGTGTCCGATCAACGTTGCTCGCTTCGCCTCTCTGCGATGGGACCGCGTACGCCGCCCGCTGGTGCGAGGCGGTTCGCCGCACGTGGCGTGCGTGGTGCGCGAAGCGATCGGCCGTGCGGCCGATCGGGGGATGA
- a CDS encoding tetratricopeptide repeat protein — translation MSQLFYQYQQAIDEIRQGKRTEGRARLRELNRRNPENAQIALSLGHLEAQERNFDQALTLFESLLAHQDFAAQGAALIVQTLIRAGRGRDATARSLVLRRVLDSDPQLALATAAAFSSIYDFTQAEEVLAEQYRKKPHAEIAAARSSALVDLGRGAEAIAVLNEALREFPGDIACLAALANATNFVSDSREEGFRRHCALGRMAEYALPVTDPLSFRNRPDPDRPLRIALLSHDFRAHSVAYFVEAILRHHDRSAFHLTAFSTSFTEDAVSDRLRSLADDWKSERSGSPRLLGREVLAVSPDVVIELGGLTGGSPLPALMPQVAPVQISAIGYPNTTGFRAVQFRFVDSLTDPPGASDTFSTEKLIRLDPCFLCFTPRARRPALRVDGKEPVFASFNRVAKYSEACVRTWSEILRRSAGARLILKSPALDSSAARGLLMRRFASAGAPPERIELIGLQQREEDHLAMYERIDIALDSFPYNGTTTTCEALMQGVPVVGLEGSTHAGRVGASLLHAAGFPELVARSPDEYVANAAALAPRVDELRAARTDRSQRFLSSTLCDGAAYTARWQDAVRLLWRTWCEQKRNQSSPSALR, via the coding sequence TTGTCGCAGTTGTTCTACCAGTATCAACAGGCGATCGACGAAATCCGCCAAGGAAAAAGGACCGAGGGCCGCGCGCGGCTGCGCGAGCTGAACCGCCGCAACCCCGAAAACGCCCAGATCGCTCTTTCGCTCGGCCATCTCGAGGCGCAGGAACGAAACTTCGACCAGGCTCTCACGCTCTTCGAGTCTCTGCTGGCGCATCAGGACTTTGCCGCCCAAGGCGCAGCTCTGATCGTGCAGACGCTGATTCGTGCCGGTCGCGGGCGCGACGCCACGGCGCGATCGCTCGTGTTGCGCCGTGTGCTCGACTCCGATCCGCAGCTCGCCCTCGCGACGGCCGCCGCGTTCTCATCGATCTACGACTTCACGCAGGCGGAGGAAGTCCTCGCCGAGCAGTACCGGAAGAAGCCCCATGCCGAGATCGCCGCGGCACGCTCTTCGGCGCTTGTCGATCTCGGACGCGGGGCCGAAGCGATCGCCGTGCTGAACGAAGCGCTGCGGGAATTTCCCGGCGACATCGCCTGTCTGGCGGCGCTCGCAAACGCCACCAACTTCGTCTCCGATTCGCGCGAGGAGGGCTTCCGCCGCCACTGCGCCCTGGGCCGCATGGCGGAATACGCCCTGCCGGTGACCGATCCGCTCTCCTTTCGGAACCGTCCGGATCCGGATCGTCCGCTGCGCATCGCGCTCTTGTCGCACGACTTCCGTGCGCATTCCGTTGCGTACTTCGTCGAGGCAATCCTGCGACATCACGATCGCTCGGCGTTTCACCTCACCGCGTTCTCCACGTCGTTCACGGAAGATGCCGTGAGCGATCGGCTTCGCTCGCTCGCGGACGACTGGAAAAGCGAACGTTCCGGTTCCCCCCGTCTGCTCGGACGCGAGGTCCTGGCCGTCTCGCCCGATGTCGTGATCGAACTCGGCGGCCTGACCGGAGGGTCGCCCCTTCCGGCGCTCATGCCGCAGGTCGCTCCGGTGCAGATCTCCGCGATCGGTTACCCCAACACCACCGGCTTCCGCGCGGTTCAGTTCCGCTTTGTGGACTCTCTGACAGATCCTCCCGGTGCCTCCGACACGTTCTCAACCGAGAAGCTGATCCGGCTCGATCCCTGCTTTCTCTGCTTCACGCCGCGAGCTCGCAGGCCCGCTCTCCGCGTCGATGGGAAAGAACCCGTCTTCGCGAGCTTCAACAGGGTGGCCAAGTACTCAGAGGCCTGCGTGCGCACGTGGTCGGAGATCCTGCGCCGAAGCGCCGGCGCCAGGCTGATCCTGAAGTCGCCGGCGCTCGATTCGTCCGCGGCACGCGGCTTGTTGATGCGGCGCTTCGCGAGCGCGGGTGCGCCGCCCGAGCGCATCGAATTGATCGGCCTTCAGCAACGGGAAGAGGATCACCTCGCGATGTACGAACGCATCGATATCGCCCTCGATTCGTTCCCCTATAACGGAACGACCACGACGTGCGAGGCATTGATGCAGGGTGTTCCGGTCGTCGGGCTGGAAGGTTCGACGCACGCGGGAAGAGTGGGAGCCAGCCTCCTGCACGCCGCCGGCTTCCCCGAATTGGTCGCGCGTTCACCGGATGAATACGTCGCGAACGCCGCCGCGCTCGCCCCACGCGTCGATGAGCTGCGCGCCGCTCGCACGGATCGGTCGCAGAGATTCCTGTCGTCCACGCTGTGCGACGGCGCGGCGTACACCGCACGGTGGCAGGATGCGGTCAGATTGCTGTGGCGGACTTGGTGCGAGCAGAAGCGGAATCAATCTTCGCCTTCCGCACTCCGGTGA
- a CDS encoding methyltransferase domain-containing protein, which yields MNSTRHSHPHGQHLNGHAGANGHLNGHATHTAPTTHAPHRIVEPRKAGVSSALTAHAKFLAEFISNPGRMGAVAASSPNLAKRIADQIDFSRTNSIVEFGPGTGVVTKELLARMKPGTKFFAIERSADLAKICRQRLPQVKVYEESAEIVDELCRREGIESLDVVVSGLPWASFPDALQDRILESTLRALKPGGRFVMFGYRVGLLTPAGRRFHAKLPRFFDHVRRSNTVWLNLPPALVFTGVRKAKIDSASARTKSATAI from the coding sequence TTGAATTCAACGCGCCATTCTCATCCGCACGGCCAACACCTCAACGGTCACGCCGGCGCGAACGGCCATCTGAACGGACACGCCACCCACACAGCCCCCACGACCCACGCGCCACACCGCATCGTGGAGCCGCGGAAGGCGGGAGTCTCTTCGGCGCTGACGGCGCACGCCAAGTTTCTGGCGGAGTTCATTTCGAATCCGGGGCGGATGGGAGCGGTCGCGGCGAGTTCGCCGAACCTCGCCAAGCGGATTGCGGACCAGATTGATTTTTCGCGAACGAACTCGATCGTGGAATTCGGGCCGGGGACCGGAGTCGTCACGAAGGAACTGCTGGCGCGGATGAAGCCGGGCACGAAGTTTTTCGCGATCGAGCGGAGCGCGGACCTGGCGAAGATCTGCCGCCAGAGGCTGCCTCAGGTGAAGGTGTACGAAGAGAGCGCCGAGATCGTGGACGAATTGTGCCGGCGCGAGGGCATCGAGAGTCTGGATGTGGTGGTGAGCGGTCTGCCGTGGGCGAGTTTTCCGGATGCGCTGCAGGATCGGATTCTGGAGTCGACGCTGCGGGCGCTGAAACCCGGCGGCCGGTTTGTGATGTTCGGGTATCGCGTCGGGCTCTTGACGCCGGCGGGGCGGCGGTTCCACGCGAAATTGCCGCGGTTCTTCGATCATGTGCGGCGATCGAACACGGTCTGGCTGAATCTGCCGCCGGCGCTGGTGTTCACCGGAGTGCGGAAGGCGAAGATTGATTCCGCTTCTGCTCGCACCAAGTCCGCCACAGCAATCTGA
- a CDS encoding FHA domain-containing protein encodes MLILTVIQGPDKGRTFQLPDHEPQLIGRSGEALPLTDTTVSRRHAEMTPDTGAWFIRDLQSQNGTYVNAERIKDRVRLRPGDQIRVGATLMVFGFTETNDPEIVKLAKPGQVEASIEHTLAGDVLSPKSVVDANEESLVMAEPEPRAAAATHLRVIYQLTSLTSQLTDRTELLKSVMEMVFREFKPERGFIVLTKSGEIDKSRPAVVKYRTAPANEEDAKIHVPRTILQHVVKKGEGVLSSNAMNDPRFQAGDSVQRMHVRSAICAPISFRGTTFGAIYIDSTLANYTFTAEQLALMNAVGQHTGLALANAEGYARRLRTERLAAVGETVASLSHSIKNILQGIRGGADVVELGLKKDDLKIAKGGWDIFKRNLDRISSLTSNMLAYSRHRKPEVELTKVQQLVDDCLELLKGAAEAKEVAIIVDIDPEMPPIAIDPGLMHQAMLNLLTNAVEAVEPQRGVVTVRAGYLVASPGQVPPDSKTAPSANQSGALWATLEVIDNGPGIAKAKQPWIIEPFNTTKGLRGTGLGLPVAKRVAEDHGGSLTIESDEGKGSVFRMIVPADPSAAIDPSATTGERDSRGKSI; translated from the coding sequence GTGCTGATCCTGACCGTCATCCAGGGGCCGGACAAAGGGCGCACGTTCCAGTTGCCCGATCACGAGCCGCAGTTGATCGGGCGATCGGGCGAGGCGCTGCCGCTCACCGATACGACGGTGAGCCGGCGGCACGCGGAAATGACGCCGGATACCGGCGCGTGGTTCATCCGCGATCTGCAATCGCAGAACGGCACGTACGTCAACGCGGAGCGGATCAAGGACCGGGTGCGGTTGCGACCCGGCGATCAGATCCGCGTCGGCGCGACGCTGATGGTCTTCGGGTTCACGGAAACCAACGACCCCGAGATCGTGAAGCTCGCCAAGCCGGGACAGGTGGAGGCGTCGATCGAGCACACGCTGGCGGGCGACGTGCTGAGTCCGAAGTCGGTCGTGGACGCGAACGAAGAGTCGCTGGTGATGGCGGAGCCGGAGCCGCGCGCGGCGGCGGCGACGCACCTGCGCGTCATTTACCAGTTGACGAGCCTGACGAGCCAGTTGACCGACCGGACGGAGCTGCTCAAGTCGGTGATGGAGATGGTGTTCAGGGAGTTCAAACCGGAGCGCGGGTTCATCGTGCTGACCAAGTCGGGCGAGATCGACAAATCGCGGCCGGCGGTGGTGAAGTATCGAACGGCGCCGGCGAACGAAGAAGACGCGAAGATTCATGTGCCGCGGACGATCCTGCAGCATGTCGTGAAGAAGGGCGAGGGCGTCTTGTCGAGCAACGCGATGAACGATCCGCGGTTTCAGGCGGGCGACAGCGTGCAGCGGATGCACGTGCGCTCGGCGATCTGCGCGCCGATCAGTTTTCGGGGAACGACCTTCGGCGCAATCTACATCGACAGCACATTGGCGAACTACACGTTCACGGCCGAGCAGCTCGCGCTGATGAACGCGGTCGGCCAGCACACGGGGCTGGCGCTCGCGAACGCGGAGGGTTATGCACGCCGGCTGCGGACCGAGCGGCTGGCGGCGGTCGGTGAGACGGTCGCGAGTCTTTCGCACTCGATCAAGAACATTCTTCAGGGGATCCGCGGCGGCGCGGACGTCGTCGAACTCGGGCTGAAGAAAGACGATCTCAAGATCGCCAAGGGCGGCTGGGACATTTTCAAGCGCAATCTCGATCGCATCAGCAGCCTGACGAGCAACATGCTGGCGTATTCGCGGCATCGGAAGCCGGAAGTGGAGCTCACCAAGGTTCAGCAGCTCGTGGATGACTGCCTGGAGCTGCTCAAAGGCGCGGCGGAGGCGAAGGAAGTCGCGATCATTGTGGATATTGATCCGGAGATGCCGCCAATCGCAATCGATCCGGGGCTGATGCACCAGGCGATGCTGAATCTTCTGACCAACGCGGTGGAGGCGGTCGAGCCTCAAAGAGGGGTGGTGACGGTGCGGGCTGGATACCTTGTCGCGTCGCCGGGTCAGGTGCCGCCGGATTCGAAGACCGCGCCGTCCGCGAATCAATCCGGCGCGCTGTGGGCGACGCTCGAGGTGATCGACAACGGGCCGGGCATCGCCAAGGCCAAGCAGCCGTGGATCATCGAACCGTTCAATACGACCAAGGGGCTGAGAGGAACCGGGCTCGGTCTGCCGGTCGCCAAGCGCGTTGCGGAGGATCATGGGGGATCTCTCACCATCGAGAGCGACGAAGGAAAAGGCTCGGTTTTCCGCATGATTGTTCCGGCGGACCCATCGGCGGCGATCGACCCTTCGGCGACGACGGGCGAGCGCGACAGCCGCGGAAAGTCGATATGA
- a CDS encoding DinB family protein, whose product MDRSHIANYLAQADELKAWVSGLTRDQLNAHPVPGTWSVQQCVFHTLDSDLVAGDRMRRIVAMDNPLLMGYDESRFAALLCYDKRDVSKACELFAMHRRFMGELLACLPSDAFARTGIHSERGKISLGALVQDYVEHVLHHRKFVMEKRAALGKPMTKG is encoded by the coding sequence ATGGACCGCTCCCACATCGCCAACTACCTCGCCCAGGCCGACGAACTCAAGGCCTGGGTTTCGGGCCTCACCCGCGATCAGCTCAACGCCCATCCCGTGCCCGGCACATGGAGCGTGCAGCAGTGCGTCTTCCACACGCTCGACAGCGATCTCGTCGCGGGCGACCGCATGCGCCGCATCGTCGCGATGGACAATCCGCTCCTGATGGGGTACGACGAGTCGCGCTTCGCCGCGCTGCTCTGCTACGACAAGCGCGACGTCTCCAAGGCCTGCGAGCTCTTCGCGATGCACCGCCGCTTCATGGGCGAACTGCTCGCCTGCCTCCCGAGCGACGCCTTCGCGCGCACCGGCATCCACTCCGAACGCGGCAAAATCTCCCTCGGCGCCCTGGTCCAGGATTACGTCGAACACGTCCTCCATCACCGCAAGTTCGTCATGGAAAAACGCGCCGCCCTCGGCAAGCCGATGACGAAGGGATAA
- the upp gene encoding uracil phosphoribosyltransferase: MPKSHPQFPNLVEFDHPLIQHKMSWIRDEATGHRSFRGLLAQIAGLMVFEVTRSLPVSSVRVKTPLEMTEARRLSANITVVPILRSGLGMIEGILYVMPEARVGHLGIARDHETLEPVAYLNKLPRDLEAGPVLLVDPMLATGGSASAAITMLREAGAKDLRMICLVAAPEGVRRLLKDHPDVMVYTAALDRELTEKGYITPGLGDAGDRMYGTG, translated from the coding sequence ATGCCCAAGTCGCACCCGCAGTTCCCGAATCTGGTCGAGTTCGACCATCCGCTCATCCAGCACAAGATGTCGTGGATCCGCGACGAGGCGACGGGGCATCGGTCTTTTCGGGGGCTGCTCGCGCAGATCGCGGGGCTGATGGTGTTCGAGGTGACGCGGAGTTTGCCGGTCTCGAGCGTGCGGGTGAAGACGCCACTGGAGATGACCGAGGCGCGGCGGCTGAGCGCGAACATCACGGTTGTTCCGATCCTGCGCTCGGGGCTCGGGATGATCGAAGGGATTTTGTACGTGATGCCCGAGGCGCGGGTGGGACATTTGGGGATCGCGCGCGATCACGAGACGCTGGAGCCGGTGGCGTACCTGAACAAGTTGCCGCGGGATCTGGAGGCGGGGCCGGTCTTGCTTGTCGATCCGATGCTGGCGACGGGGGGTTCGGCATCGGCGGCGATCACGATGCTGCGCGAGGCGGGAGCGAAAGACCTGCGGATGATCTGTCTGGTCGCGGCGCCGGAGGGCGTGCGGCGGCTGTTGAAGGATCATCCGGATGTGATGGTGTACACGGCGGCGCTGGATCGCGAATTGACGGAGAAGGGATACATCACGCCGGGGCTCGGGGATGCGGGGGACAGGATGTATGGAACGGGGTGA
- the ybeY gene encoding rRNA maturation RNase YbeY, whose product MKVLIEPAARQTQVVPRRVSDAGGFVRDGMEDRGKTQLPSSPPAAGGKGSLRIDLADSTGRLSDSASRWLLDRLSEALPEACRREKARTAGKVRGGEVRVRVIGDEEMAKMHEEYAGVEGTTDVLTFDMSVDEGEGAPDLDVDVLVCLDEALRQGAKRGHEHHPEHELLLYALHGVLHCLGHDDHDDAAYRAMHRAEDDILSAIGVGPIFARDALSEGGAR is encoded by the coding sequence ATGAAGGTTCTGATCGAGCCCGCAGCGCGCCAGACCCAAGTGGTTCCGCGGCGCGTATCTGATGCGGGCGGGTTTGTCAGGGACGGCATGGAAGACCGTGGAAAAACTCAGCTCCCGTCAAGCCCTCCGGCCGCAGGGGGGAAGGGTTCGCTGCGCATCGACCTCGCCGATTCGACCGGCCGCCTTTCCGACAGCGCGAGCCGTTGGCTGCTCGACCGGCTTTCCGAAGCGCTCCCCGAAGCCTGCCGGCGCGAAAAGGCCCGCACCGCCGGAAAAGTGCGTGGCGGCGAGGTTCGGGTGCGGGTGATCGGCGACGAAGAAATGGCCAAGATGCACGAGGAGTACGCGGGGGTCGAAGGCACCACCGACGTGCTCACCTTCGACATGTCGGTCGATGAGGGCGAAGGCGCGCCTGATCTTGATGTCGATGTGCTCGTCTGTCTCGACGAGGCGCTGCGCCAGGGCGCGAAGCGCGGCCACGAGCATCACCCCGAGCACGAGTTGTTGCTCTACGCGCTGCACGGCGTTCTGCACTGCCTTGGGCATGACGATCACGATGACGCTGCCTATCGCGCGATGCACCGCGCTGAGGATGACATACTCAGCGCCATCGGAGTCGGACCGATCTTCGCGCGCGACGCGCTGAGCGAAGGAGGCGCGCGATGA
- a CDS encoding HlyC/CorC family transporter, which translates to MSHLLSSGAWLFVAIVSLLATGVFGAIFHSLRDLSRSALEEILKHRVDHKRASRVRRIIDDPDGHAAAVALARVVFSIISATGCLMWIVEQTSAPGTSVSVQWVWAIGGIAVTCITIWLAGTVIPQSVARHLAEPTIYGFASLVRAMYMVTAPLRLLVRGIDGAVRILAGKEEVGDVEAIQAELLDVVAEAKEEGQLDETEQQMIRAVVRFRDTTVRAIMTPRTEMEVLELTNDLGSITSMIREGGHSRIPVYEESIDRIIGVFYIKDLLRWLAGVGGSRGGKTFNLRSQLRPAIFVPESKTIRELLDEMLEKRVHIAIVLDEYGGTAGVVTLEDIVEEFFGDVQDEYEKPEDAPGAKTDEVRRVAELDARSYISDANEALEPLGLALPESEDYSTVGGYLTVALGRIPQTGERFELPAGRATMQVSVLEAEPTRLVRVRIEVAKPTESPIAIAEPAPKTIAAPETLGFAPAQR; encoded by the coding sequence ATGAGCCACCTTCTTTCTTCCGGCGCATGGCTCTTCGTCGCGATCGTCTCGCTGCTGGCGACCGGCGTCTTCGGCGCGATCTTCCATTCGCTTCGCGATCTCTCGCGCTCCGCGCTCGAAGAGATCCTCAAGCATCGCGTGGATCACAAGCGCGCCAGCCGCGTGCGCCGGATCATCGATGACCCGGACGGGCATGCCGCGGCGGTGGCGCTCGCGCGCGTGGTGTTCTCCATCATCTCCGCCACCGGATGCCTGATGTGGATTGTCGAACAGACATCGGCGCCCGGGACTTCGGTTTCGGTGCAGTGGGTGTGGGCGATCGGCGGCATCGCGGTGACGTGCATCACCATCTGGCTCGCGGGAACGGTGATCCCGCAGAGCGTGGCGCGCCATCTCGCCGAGCCGACGATCTACGGGTTCGCTTCGCTCGTGCGTGCGATGTACATGGTGACCGCGCCGCTGCGCCTGCTCGTTCGCGGCATCGACGGCGCGGTTCGGATACTCGCGGGCAAGGAAGAAGTGGGGGATGTCGAGGCGATCCAGGCGGAACTTCTCGACGTGGTGGCGGAAGCGAAGGAAGAGGGGCAGCTCGACGAGACCGAGCAGCAGATGATCCGCGCGGTGGTGCGCTTCCGCGACACCACGGTGCGCGCGATCATGACGCCGCGCACCGAGATGGAAGTGCTGGAATTGACGAACGATCTCGGGTCGATCACGTCGATGATCCGCGAGGGCGGGCACAGCCGGATCCCCGTGTACGAAGAATCGATCGATCGCATCATCGGCGTCTTCTACATCAAGGACCTGCTGCGCTGGCTGGCGGGAGTCGGCGGCAGCCGCGGCGGGAAGACGTTCAATCTGCGCTCGCAGTTGCGCCCGGCGATCTTTGTTCCGGAATCGAAGACGATCCGCGAACTTTTGGACGAGATGCTCGAGAAGCGCGTGCACATCGCGATCGTGCTCGATGAGTACGGCGGCACGGCGGGGGTCGTGACGCTCGAAGACATCGTCGAGGAATTCTTCGGCGACGTGCAGGACGAGTACGAGAAACCGGAAGATGCGCCGGGCGCGAAGACCGACGAGGTGCGGCGGGTCGCGGAGCTCGATGCGCGCTCGTACATCTCGGATGCGAACGAGGCGCTCGAGCCGCTGGGGCTCGCGCTTCCCGAGAGCGAGGACTACTCGACCGTGGGCGGCTACTTGACGGTCGCGCTCGGGCGGATTCCGCAAACGGGCGAGCGGTTCGAACTGCCGGCGGGGCGTGCGACGATGCAGGTGAGCGTGCTCGAAGCGGAGCCGACGCGGCTGGTGCGGGTGCGCATCGAGGTCGCGAAGCCGACGGAGAGCCCGATCGCGATTGCCGAACCGGCGCCGAAAACGATCGCGGCGCCGGAAACATTGGGCTTCGCGCCGGCGCAGAGGTGA
- a CDS encoding 6-carboxytetrahydropterin synthase: MSGALGLVMAGASKWAKVGIVAAGGCWEAQFPNQTRCKRNIHVPKTTRVGFGGTPWLSISFGIGTGDFGPAGRFQGGAGGSGIARERMFHLGSRMYEITVQTEFCAGHSLVIGGQREKLHGHNWKVKAVIAGGSLDEDGLLCDFHTCEEVLHDICEPFQNENLDDREPFAKGLNPSAEHVARYIATEMASRLDEALKPHAHVASVSVTEAPGCIATYRVEKT; this comes from the coding sequence ATGAGCGGCGCGTTGGGATTGGTCATGGCGGGTGCGTCGAAGTGGGCGAAAGTCGGAATCGTTGCGGCGGGCGGGTGCTGGGAAGCGCAATTTCCGAACCAAACGCGCTGCAAACGAAACATTCATGTTCCGAAAACCACGAGGGTAGGGTTCGGAGGCACGCCGTGGTTGTCGATCTCATTCGGGATCGGAACCGGTGATTTTGGCCCTGCCGGTCGTTTTCAGGGCGGCGCGGGCGGCTCGGGCATCGCACGGGAGAGGATGTTCCATCTAGGATCGCGGATGTACGAGATCACGGTTCAAACCGAATTCTGCGCGGGGCATTCGCTGGTCATCGGGGGTCAGCGGGAGAAACTGCACGGGCACAACTGGAAGGTGAAGGCGGTGATCGCGGGCGGTTCGCTCGACGAGGACGGGTTGCTCTGCGATTTTCACACCTGCGAGGAAGTGCTGCACGACATCTGCGAGCCGTTTCAGAATGAAAACCTGGACGACCGCGAGCCGTTTGCGAAGGGGCTGAATCCGTCGGCGGAGCACGTTGCGCGGTACATCGCGACGGAGATGGCGTCGCGTCTGGACGAGGCGCTCAAGCCGCACGCGCACGTCGCGAGTGTGAGCGTGACGGAAGCGCCGGGGTGCATCGCGACGTACCGGGTGGAGAAAACGTGA